The Rosa chinensis cultivar Old Blush chromosome 7, RchiOBHm-V2, whole genome shotgun sequence DNA segment AGTAACTTGGTATATCTAGTTTCCTAATTAAAGTAACTACTTACCCTACATGATTAGGATTATGATCGTCCTACTTATATACTGACAACATCATCTCCTGCATGCGTTTCAAACCACATCTTGGGTCTGCGACGATGGAGAACAATGATATGGCGCAGAAAGTTGACTGCATGGAGATCGACAAGTccgacccttcttcttcttggaacGAGAACTCTTTCTCTACATTCTTCCATGAAAAACAAGATGACAAGTTAATTTGCAAGACATTTGGCCGATGGTGGAATTGTCTCTAGAAAGGGTATGGCATTGCTTGCGCTTTGAATCTGCCTGAAcattgcatgacagtgtcaacaaCCAGGACTGAGGACCGAAATTATTTTGAGATGGCTAAGCGTCTCGTTGAACTTAATTTTGACAACAACTCACGTTCCACCACATATGGCAATAGAAACACTAGGGTGTCATATCCTCATCAAGATCGGGAATCAAGAAGGTGGACTTTGTTCCCAATTTGGGATCAAGAATGAACAATTTGTTAAGCAGCGGGAATGTCTTGCTTGCGCCCTAGAGGCACTTACAGCATTGACGTGTTGTAAATTTTTCTCAACGACAACTCCCTTAATTGCTGCTGTGGGTGTATCTTGATCGTTCGTGCTAGTCAGGAAGATTGTCGTCTACTGCATTGCATGTTAACCACATGAATCCGGAAACTTGCATTAATGAGATGAGAAAACTCTTTTTGGAGAAGGGAAACTGATTTGGGACCCAAACGTCAATCGCATGGGAATGGATGAGAAGTGTGGCCCTTGCTTGGATTCATATGGCATGCTTGAAGTAACCTCTTACCTTTTGCCTATCTGAACAGGCCGAGAAACTGAGATGCAAGAAGCTTGGTCGTTTGTGTAGTGGTTTTTACATGGGCATGGCATTTCATATGCACATTGAACACGGTTGGGCGTCGCTTGACAATTTCAACCACCAGAAAGACAATGAATCCATATACTATAGACAAGGTTGGTGTTGTTCTTGAACTTGTGGTAAGTAATCGAACTAGTCTTCCGGCAACCAACCCAGTAGAAATAATAAATGGTCGTGTGCAATATGAAGTCATCAAGACTGGGTTTCACAATGGTGGGCTTTGTGCAAAATTGGTATACGAGAAGGATAAGTATGTTAAAAACAGGGAACGTTTGAGGCAAAACTCACAGGCACTCGGACGCCTGTTGAAGTGTGACATTTATATAAATGGATACATTATTGTTGCAGTGGGGACTTCAGCTGCAGAATTAAGGCTGTTCAGGTCAGTTGTGGAATGTTGTTTTCTTAGAAATGAAGATCCTGTAACAGTTGCCAGGAGGTTAAAACTGGATCGTAAAGTGTACCGGTTGATGAACAAGATTCAAGCTTTGTGTTTGTGAATGTACAATTTATAATTCACCATCTGAACATTAATTTATGGTAAAAAGAAAAGGTGAACTGCGATATTCTTTACTACTCCGAGATTTAGAAAGGGTTTGATATATGCCATCAGATTTCATACATTCCAGCTTCATTGAGTTCATTCCAGTATCCTTTTCTCCAATTGTATAACAGGGGgcgtttttttttatttttgttattccgAACATAagcttaaaaataaaatattgatTTTTAGTACCTGAAGTTCCCTCAGATCATCTGGAATGTTTCCCCTAAGGAAAGAATAATGTGGTTGCATCTAACTAACTGTATTGAAAAAAAACATGAGTAAAACTAAAAGTTGAAAACATGATTCAGAAGAGGAAAGACTATAATCTTGTGCCCCAGTCCTCGTTGAAGAAATCACAACTCACTGTCCTAGTTGATTCAAGAACTCTCCTGTTCATAGCCAGGACTAACTACAAGAGAGTAAGGTGAACAGTAAGACAGCTCGGTTAACCATTAACTTCTAGGTTGAGCTCTCAACAAGCAAACTCATACTtcttgatgtaggacgagattttagccaatttcaacaaaaaatctcgaaaagaaagaaacgTCTTCatattaagaagaataatttgaatattagaaattggtattcaaataggcttcttaatgatggaattaataataaattattcttttggatatatcgggattctcgagtaAAATCTTAATTGAGATTCCAAGCGTAATATTCTTgagtatctaggattctatttctgatttttatttaatcaagtttaattaggtttcctagttttagtctacaataaattgtcctttatgttttctagttgtattaggtttatgctatgtgccctatataggGCACCTTGATTcaagttattaataaaataaataaaaaaccaaatattagagaaatttctctatgtttcttacggctgtatccataattgctagtggattctaccTCAtttcatatggctttcgacgcttgacggagccttttactatcgtgttcacgcttccagCATCACTTCTTACCTCTCAGTATTGTTAAAGATTGAGCTCTATCTATTCACAATACTGGTGCTATTAAGGTATACTGTTCCCCTGCTTAAGGTTCATCCTAGCAGCATTAACAATACTGATCCTATGAAGTGCTCATATCAGATATAGAGGTCGAGCTCTATTCAACATGGCAAATAATAGGGGATTTTGCATCTAGAAAGTGAGATTTTTTCAACAAGTAGCCATATGCTGAACAATCAGCAGTAAAGTAATATGGATAACGGATATATATATACGAaaatgttctgaagaggacTTCCGCAAcctagaaaaagtgcggacTTCGCTCCTCCTGCCTCGATCGAGCAGCTACGGCGCGGCGCGGCTTGCCGGATGGACGCCGGGGGTCGTGCGGAGGGGTATGCGGTGTGGTGGAGTCGCCGACGACGGTTCTGcggtgctgcacagaacctgcaactgcaggtgaggtggctgcccagaaaccggcaagcccgacctcctccgacctcgaacgccgcccagaagaggtctgggacGCCTCCGGCCAGCCCCGCGCCGCCGTCGTCGCCTGGAACCCGCCTGCTGCGTCGACGTCCGCATtttagcgaagtgcggacgtccgcttcagaacccacctgtatatatatatatatatatatatatatatatatttatataactCGGAGTTTGCCCTCTTATAAGGAGTTATAACTTTGCTAGTTCCCACTCCCGTATAAAGTCACCACTGAttgccaaaacaaaacaaaaataagtcACCCCTCAGTTCAGTTCCTATACCCCGCAGCTTTAGTTCCTAGCTTCTGAAGCCATAGGATTAGTAAAAAGATCACATTACAAGAACCATTCCAGTAATAAATATTTGAGGCTTGTAGGCATAATACCCTCTTGGATCAAGCCAAACAAATAGCAATTGTTCCTTGTATTTGAGTAAGACACATATGAACAATTGTGATCTCTATTTGAGGTTCAGCTATGAGATAAATGATCTTCCAATAAGGACATATTTACAGCAGTTGCATAAATCAAATTCAGAAGGCAGAAGAGAAAGTTGATAATACATGTCACAGACGTGGTCCGTTGGACATCCGCATTAGAGAGGCTCGTTCTAGAGTAACAGGAATAATATTTTGTGTTACTCCAAAGTCTGTAGCAATGGTCCTTTCTTTGTACATAATCTCCTCATCGCATACAGACTATGACCTTCCAAAGTCTATGAGTTCTTCTAACAAATTTACTGAGTCTACGAGCAATAAAATTTGGAAGTAACAATCCAGGACGCGGAGCAGGTGGAGGAGAGTTTGCTCTCACAACCTAAAGATTAGACGCATGTACTTAATTAACCTCACTTCTAAGAATTTTCATTTCAACCTACTTATTCGAATCATTTTTTACATCAATATCTTTCTTAGGTATTCTATCATTGGCAGTTGACCATATTTCTTAGGTTGAAAATCTCTAACTTATCCCTATATGCATATACCTATGTATTAGGTAACAATTGAGAATGAACAACTATCAAATTAATATGAAAATATGTAAAAGGAAaagttcaaagaaaagaaaagtatcTTGTTCTAGGTATGACAATATACCTAGAACAAAATACTTTACCATTAGAAAATTCAGGAATGACTTCCAAAGAAGTACTTGATCCTCCATTGTTGCTGCTGCTTTTTCGAGTTTGAAGATAGAATCTTCTGCTACCAACATCCCCAATTAAGTCTGAATTATCCAAACCTGTTCAATTAAAAGAGTTCTCAATAAAGATCTAATCCTAGTTGGATCAATAAAGATCTAATCCTAGTTGCATTAATAAAGATCTAGTCCTAAAGAATGACAAACTAATCCAGTTCTAAGAAGTTGCTAGCTCTGAAACCACTGAAAGACGAGAACAAGAAGTGGTGCATTGAGCAATGTGCTTGATTTTTTTGGTTTCCAACTAGGATTAGATCTTTATTGAGAACTCTTTTAATTGAACAGGTTTGGATAAATAAGAGAGTAGAAcactacaattaaaattaatcaataaggaaAAACAAATACTGATGAAATTTGCCATGTAAAATGCGGTTTAACTAAAATGTCTTGGTGCAACTTTCGGAACTATCCCTCTTAACATAACCAATGTTgcacgttcacttttttttatcTCAACTGTGTTTGATCCACACAATCCCTAATAAATAGTTCACCAGTTAAAATTCTCTGAATATTATCTCTCAAACTATCAAACCATAACCATATTTAATTTTACGTGATGGCAAATTTCATTAGTATTTGTTTttccttattgattaattttaattgtagcGTTCTACTCATGCATCTTTCCTATATATGCGTTGCCATGGTTTCATTCTGAGCTCACACAACCGTTCACATTTATTCACTACCTCCCATGACTTcttgaaaacaagaaaaaacccGTGATAAACTAAAATGCTAGTTTGGTGATAAAGCTTTGTTATAAAATAAAATGCTAGTTTGGTGATAAACTAAAAGATTGAGCCACCTAGCTTTCCGTCTTATATAAACGTAGTTtcgttaaattttcaaaaacctaTTAAGTGCCCGTGATAAACTAAAATGCTAGTTTGGTGATAAAGCTTTCTGTTATGTGCAGTATTTGGGGTAAGTCAGAGAGAGTAGATCGATATAtgtaattctaaaaaaaaaaaaactaaaaaaaaattaatcggTTCACGTAGTTCCAGAGAAAGAAAGTGGTCTATGTAGAATATATCAATGTGAGGGTATCCTCTTTTCCCGTTTTCCGTCTACATAGAAAGTTCATATAGAATATTTCAAACTTGAGGAATTTTACATACAGCACATGCAGCACAAGTAAAGAAATTCACAACATTCACTCACAATATTTCACACATATACAAGTTTTTTCTTAAGGAATAACGCCAATCCTTTCATTATAATTCAGCAAAcagtacaaaaataaaacacccTCTATaaggtcgacagaaagaatcgttccttagaatCTCTTGAAACCCTAttctagaaaaataaaatcccaaaaaatccCAAGTACACCCACATTTTGGTAAATTCACGCatttttattctaacaaaaacctagaaacctcGAAGCTTACAAAAAAATGTTCCAACTAAGGtactggtttttgcgacccaaacaaaaattaaacagcACTATGGGTCATAGAGACCCTATCCATCCAACCCACTTGAAAACCTAGACCAGTGTACCCAAAACTAAGGCCCACAAGCAAGTCCACGGCCCAGGAGGCCCAACAACACCAAGAGCAGGCCCAAAGAGTAGGGTAAACCAAAGCCCTAGCCCAATGAGCCCACAAGTGTACTTCCGGCCAACAACCATCAGCTGCGCCGTCCCCGTCGTCAAAGCCAGTCGAGGGAAACGCCCCTcagctagggctgtcaattcctaCACGACCcaataacacgactcgaaacccgcacgaaataaagcgggttgaacccgcacgattaaaaagtgggtcggcagtgggtcaacccgccatgacccatttaataaatgggtcggccacgggtcaacccaccaacatgaagtgaacccgtataacctgaTTATGATATActtattcttgaaattttggacgttgggagtatttgatcataggattaaataatttgaaataatttgctttataattattggatttacttatttatgaatatataaaattatttatatttttcgtcttgtggagtttttagtgaatttaatcaatttatgcattttttttagttaaatgggtcgcattattaacccttaaatggATCATTTTGTCTAGCACGACatgacctatttgttaaatgggttaagcgggttagaaactggtaacccgtttaataaatatgttaggtttgggtttaaatttttgacacgattattaaatgggttgggtttgggtttgtatcttgcgacacgacaaataccttaacccaacacgacccattgacagccctacccgCAGCCGCCGCTGACTTCATTACTGCCCAACTCAGACGGGTCAACGTCATCTTCCTTGCCAATTCAGACACCAACATTAGCCATCCAGCCTGAACGCAGAGAGAGAAGCTTCCCCGCCAACCCATGACAATCGACGGACTCTGCCATCTCCGACCATCCCAAAATTGCAACCCTAGCGCCACCACCAAGATCCGGATCCTTTACGTCTCCACAAAACCAGATTCTGTCACATCCCCAACCTAAAACCAATCGCGATCCAGCAAGGCCATCTGGGTATCGCACCACGTCGTCGGTAGCCCACACCAAATTGCCACCGTCGGCATAGAAGCCTCCGCAATCATCACCGCCAACAGATCTGGGAATCAGTCCACCGCTCTGTGCATGCCAACCTCCAGCACAATTAGTCGGAACGACATTACTGCCAATTGGGAATCTTCCACCAAACCAGATCCGGTGAACTAGAACCCAATCACCATCAAATACAACAAATATGCCTCCTCTAACAGAAGATAGAGTCTGACGAAAAGATTTGTCGCCATTGCAACCCGAAGAGAGAAGCAGACGAGTAGTTTTGTCGCCGCCGCTTTCCCAAGAAAGAGACCGGCGATAATTCTCTCTCTCAAGAGTCTGAGTcatttttttcccttcgacTATAAGCTTTTCCATCACCTACTTATTTTGACTGGAACGGGAATAAAAGTTTTGCGGTTGACAAATTGGTCAGCAACCAATTTAATTTTGTGTCTGGCAGGTCGGACTTGAAAATGGAGATGAGGTATCTGCAAAAGATATTATGATGCTTAAGTCAATAATTGCCTGAGTTATAGTGAATGCGAATGGCATGGGGTCGATTGCTTACACATATACAAGTTTTTCTTGCTACATAACTGATAATGAGTTCCAAAacttcaactaaaaaaaaaaactctcctaagagagagagaggaagctGTCAATAGTCAATaatcaaaaatttcaaagacaatatctttcttttaattgattaAAATAGTAATACAATTCGGGAGGGAGGAAGATAGCATACTAAAAGTTAACTAGCTAGGAActtgataactttttttttttatcaaataagaacttcattaataatgaactgcttacaacgagttttgGGCAACATCTCTTACTCAGAAATGGCCACTAGACTTCTCACTGGAAACCTATATACTGactctaaacttgcactacaactgtatgACAAAGACAACAAGCGCAGGAGCAGTAAATCCTTGACATCTCACCTCTCGTCCAGCCAGTAAGAACTCTAAAactagacaactcacttgtgtcgacactaactcaccaaccagagtcctcctgaccagcttttgatcgaccaagccaacactcgttGTGACCTACACTCGACCAAAAGGATTGCCGGACATTCAAACCTGGGACTAAAACACCAACACCATCGCCTCCCTATtgtcaacaccatccatccaccactGCTCCAAAACGCCAACTCCTCCGACCCAATCCCAGACAGGAAGGatccactagaaggccaaggatgattgtctatgtCAGACTTTTCGTCAccgctgctgacccaactccagaacaggaacggCCCCCACGACTGCGAAAAGAAGATTGTCTCTGCCACACCTTTAGTAGCGACAAATTACCGACaataaaataaagggaaaatgatcatttacccgattttaggctaaaaattgcccacgtGCTCCacaaactgttttttaaccccatttacccaaaacactctaagggattatttcccctttacccaattaattcttttttttttttgagacttttttgccctctccttctttttcacttagagggagaagtcatcctccaccttgccggcctccggtgaccagtggcagggCGCCGGCgatcggtgaccggaatccgacgaCTGGCGACCGGTccctaataatatccagtaaccatattattgccccccagtaatcatattattgccccccagtaatgctattattgccccccaatactcatattattgcctcccaaaaatcatattgttgcctccaataatcatattatttccgtccagtgaattgtataaactcccaaaaccaaaatgaatacattattgcccccagtaatcatattattgccccccagtaatcatattattgcccccaatacgcatagtattgcctcctaataatcttattattgcctccaatagtcagattatttccgtccagtgaattttataaactcccaaaaccaaaatgaatacactacagacacaattgatcatattattgccccccagtaatcatattattgcccccaatacacatattattgcctcctagtaatcatattattgccctcaagtgaaccaaaatgaatacactaaaaacacaattgatccatttatatgttcaattgtacacgttaacttttttttccttcaccatTCTCAGAGTTcacactataaaaaaaaaatgatctgggcaccaGATCAGAATGACTGGGGACGAAGAACTCCATATCGGACCGGCAGATCTTGAACTCCATATCGGACAGGCAGGTCTTCAAGCTTTGGGCCGACGAGCTCGTCTCCCGcagcttcttcctccaccgcaccACCGCCgacctcaacctcaaccaccTTGAGTCTTCGTCGCCGTCGGGTTCCCCAAGGAAGACCCGGCCAAGATTCGGATCGAGAAATAGATCCGAGTTGTCCCAAAATCCGCCGGAAAGGTTTCGTCACCGTCATCGGCTTGCCGGGCGACGACTTCTGCAGTGAAGTCTTCACCGCCCTGGATCGGATTCTTGTGCTCCGACGCTCcaacgaggaggaggaggtgtgtgtgtgtgtgtgtgtgtgtgagagagagagagagagagagagagagagagagagagagagagagagagagagagagagagagagagagagagagagagtctgagatagagtccggtaggaggagagagagaattttgtaGTTTAATAATTTGATTGGGGGTGAAAATGTTATTTgcgtttaaattgggtaaatggggtcaaaaaactcttagtggagcaagtgggcattttttaggttaaaattgggtaagtggtcacgacccctaaaataaaaccaaaccctaaactaacaaacaaaccaaaaaaaaacaaaccctaAATTAAAACTGGAACAAAAAACTAGAAAGCCCAGTCTTGGCCCAAAAACATGGACCAAACTCGAGCTATGACCCAGGAGAGAGGACGACCCCAAGAAGCCTGCCATGCCTCGCATCCCCACCCCAGCCTCCGTCGCCAGACCACCGCACCACACCGCATTCGCAGGACCGCCGACTTGAACCCACTGCCTTTCCCAACGAACCATGAATAAGCACCGCCCCAAGTAGACGAACCCAATCCCAGGCCGGATCCAAGGGTTCCAACCCAGAACGGATTGATCCGATTGGCAGAAAGCTGTGCCTCCAAGTCATGCCACCACCGACCAACCTCCGAACGGTACAACAACACGCCACCACAAGCATGTCACCGTCAGACCTCCGATCCCCCAACACCGAACTAGTCCGCTGCTGAAACCATCGAATGGTGAAGCCAATCCTGAGAACTACTGTGATCTCCTCCTGCCCCATTGCAGCAACTGCTACCGCGACCCACACTCAGACTACTAAAGCCCGTCCGACGACGGCGCCAGGGCTCGCCGCCGGACAGGGATGGAacgcgagagagagagtttttagggttttggctgTGTCAGTCTCAATAATAAGGAACAGGAACTTGATAActtaattaaaataataaaaactaaaaataaactTATCGCTATCCTATCCCTAATCCCTATCCTATCCCGATCTTAGCTAGTGCTCACCTTCTTCTTGTCGGACTTTGCGTCCTTGCGCTTTGTGTCTTGGGTAGTTTTGTCCTACTTTGGTGGCGGTGGGTAGTTTGATTGAGCGTAGTGGGGAGGCCCCTTGACCCTCGTCTTTGCGAGGCTCTTTTTGCTTAATGTTGCTTGGGTTGTTGTTTGGGTTATTGTTGTCCCCCtccattttttcttgttttggagAAGTGATCGGCTCAGTGTCCAAGTTGATTCAGTTCTTCTCCTGTTCATAGCCAGGACTAACTACAGGAGTGAGGTAAACAGTAAGACAGCTAGGTTAACCATTAACTTCTAGGTTGAGCTCTCAGCAAGCAAACTCATACTTCTTTCCTCTCAGTATTGTTAAAGATTGAGCTCTATCTATTCACAATACTGGTGCTATTAAGGTATACTGATCCCCTGCTTGAGGTTCATCCTAGCAACATTAACAGTACTGATGCTAGGAAGGGATCATATCACATATAAAGGTTGAGCTCTATTCATCATGGCAAATAGTAGGGGATTCTGCATCTAGCAAGTGAGACTTTTTCAACAAATAGCCATATGCTGAACAACCAGCAGTAGAGTAATATGGATAACGGATATAACTCGTTGTTTGCCCTCTTATAAAGGAGTTATAACTGCGCTAGTTCCCACTTCCCGTATAAAGTCACCACTGAttgccaaaacaaaacaaaaaagtcaCCCCAGTTCAGTTCCTATTAGTTCCTAGCTTCTGAAGCCATAGGATTAGTAAAAAGATCACATTACAAGAACCATTCCAGTAATAAATATTTGAGTCGATCTTGTAGGCATAATACCCTCTTGGATCAAGCCAAACAAATAGCAAATGTTCCTTGTATTCAAGTACGATACATATGAACAATTGTGATCTCTATTTGAGGTTATTCAGCTATGAGATAAATGATCGTCCAATAAGGACATATTTACAGCATTTGCATAAATCAAATTCAGAAGGAGAAGAGAAGTTGCTGATACATGTCACAGACGTGGTTCGTTGGACATCCGCATTAGAGAGGCTCATTCTAGAGGTAACAGGAATAATATTTTGTGTTACTCTAAAGTCTGTAGCAATGGTCCTTTCTTTGTACATAATCTCCTCATCACATACAGACTATGACCTTCCAAAGTCTATGAGTTCTTCTAACAAATTTACGGAGTCTACGAGCAATAAAATTTGGAAGTAACAATCCAGGATGCAGAGCAGGTGGAGGAGAGTTTGCTCTCACAGGAATGACTTCCAAAGAAGTAGTTGATCCTCCGTTATTGCTGCTGCTTTTTCGAAGATAGAAGCTTCTGCTACCAACATCCCCAATTAAGTCTGATTTATCCAAACCTGTTCAATTAAAAGAGTTCTGAATAAAGATCTAATCCTAGTTGGAAACCAACAAAATCAAGCACATTGTTCAATGCACCACTTCTTGTTCTCGTTTTTCAGTGGTTTCAGAGCTCGCAACTTCTTAGAAACGATAAGTTTGTCATCTTTACATGTAATTTTGCATTGGTTTAACTAAAATGTCTTGCTGCAACTTTGGAACTATCCCTCTTAACATAACCAATGTTACACGTTCACGTATTTGATCTCAATTGTGTTTGATCCACACAATCCCTAATAAATAGTTCACCAGTTAAAATTCTCTGAATATTATCTCTCAAACAATCAAACTATTAATTCTACAATCTGGCAGAGCaactccaagaaaaagaaaaaagttaatAGAACATGAATAACTATATGATTTTGACTTACTTTGAAGGCTGAAGTAGGACTGGTGTAACTCAAAGGACGATGCCTCATCCTTGAGAAGCTTGGGAGTTCTGCCTTCTTTAGTATATTTGTCTACAACAAGCTTGATAGTCTCTTCAACTGTAGATCCCAACTTCACCATGGCCCTTACCGGTCCTGGACTTCCTTCAACCGAAACATTCAAGACCACCTTTGCATCTTTCTTGTATGCCTGCATTTCAAACACTCAGCTCCTTAACCCATAGATATCTATCGGAACTTTGAATCTAGTCATGcctacatcaatttttttgaaataaagatTGAATTGATTATGCATTAATTGAATATCAAAATCACAATACTCCACAGTAAATGAAAATCATCAAAAGGGCCAATGCTGCATTGGTTATGCATTAATTGCAGGCAGTGTGGATTACGAACCTCAAGTTCTAACAAAATATTTGCCCAAAACGAAAAGATACAAGGATATTTCTTTTGCATTCTTGTCATGGTCGAAAATATCCACAATTtcctcgaaattttattcatattttCGTCTTTGAGGAGCAATGATATAAGACGTCACAGTTTACATATCTTGGATAATTTCTCTTACCACATTTTACTGAAAACTTCTATGTAATTCCTGTCGTTCAGTTCAAaagtatttttctattttcagaCCCGCGATATTTGTCACAATCAACATTTGCCTCACATTTAGGGAGATTCTGATTAATATGACTAGAagccaaaagaaaaacagaCATAACAAAATGGTAATAAAAAAttgcaaaaggaaatgaaataaattataaaaCCCACTTgatctaaaaaaagaaaaattaaaaaaaaaaatcacagtgCAGCTAATTAGTTTGATTCACCAAACAGTCAACTACGAACAAGATTGAAAATTTACAAACAAAAATCTAACTTTGATCGCATACCTCATGATTATTGGGAGAGAAGGGCGTCATCAACGTCGGAGACGACGCAAAAACGTCGACACAAGTTTGAGGCCGGAAGAGAACTCCCTCCGGCTCCGACCTCAGCTCCCAACCAACATGCGGCACCACCTCCTCGCCGAAATCGGCAACAGGGCTCCGGAGCAGGGGCTCGGAGGAGCATCGCTTGAGAATCTTTATAGGCTTGGAACGTTGCTTGGGCGATCGCCGAGCTGGTGGGGTCTTCCGGTGCGACGATGGTGAAGCGTTCGAAAGCCGGGTCCTCCGGCCACTACCCGTCACCTGAGATCGTCGCCGGAGACCCCTCTCTGACATGTAAAGCTACAAGATTTGGAGTTGTTTATTTGGGTTTTTGGAGATTGATGGATtgagttttgggttttgttgaaGAGAAGGGAAGTTGGGGGAGGTGGTTGGTGGTGGCTTTTGCGTGAGAGGAAAGAGATGTTTGCTTCGTGCTACAGAGTCGTCTTTGCTTTATAACTTCCGCTTCTCTGTGTctggtttcttttttctttgtttttggcttTTCGAAGACACCGCCACTCCTTTTTTATTGGTCGAGTTTGTGCTTCGGCGCAAAAGGTCCGTCATgtgccttttcttttctagtggTAAAATAACTGAAACTGTGAAAAAGGTTAAAAACACTCTGAACAATTGGGGTGCTGGTCCGAAATTAAGGGAGGAATGGGATGTTGAAGCAGATCTTCCgtattttcactttttttttttttgtgaatttttCTGTTAGCTGATGCTACAGACAATCTTCTTATTCGAGAATGAACTT contains these protein-coding regions:
- the LOC112180349 gene encoding uncharacterized protein At4g22758 isoform X1 gives rise to the protein MSERGLRRRSQVTGSGRRTRLSNASPSSHRKTPPARRSPKQRSKPIKILKRCSSEPLLRSPVADFGEEVVPHVGWELRSEPEGVLFRPQTCVDVFASSPTLMTPFSPNNHEAYKKDAKVVLNVSVEGSPGPVRAMVKLGSTVEETIKLVVDKYTKEGRTPKLLKDEASSFELHQSYFSLQSLDKSDLIGDVGSRSFYLRKSSSNNGGSTTSLEVIPVRANSPPPALHPGLLLPNFIARRLRKFVRRTHRLWKVIVCM
- the LOC112180349 gene encoding uncharacterized protein At4g22758 isoform X2, encoding MSERGLRRRSQVTGSGRRTRLSNASPSSHRKTPPARRSPKQRSKPIKILKRCSSEPLLRSPVADFGEEVVPHVGWELRSEPEGVLFRPQTCVDVFASSPTLMTPFSPNNHEAYKKDAKVVLNVSVEGSPGPVRAMVKLGSTVEETIKLVVDKYTKEGRTPKLLKDEASSFELHQSYFSLQRIVWIKHN